The Polyodon spathula isolate WHYD16114869_AA chromosome 13, ASM1765450v1, whole genome shotgun sequence genome includes a region encoding these proteins:
- the LOC121326191 gene encoding nanos homolog 1-like, which translates to MMETFHTVENKPENPQIDYLQGTRYNDVYENDFNSWNDYLGLSTLITCTKAGTGANKTGLRTGAEVNLTSKASYFEKALDLNGFGICGHEEDLVLGERFADVSSFSCRSSPALFSGSPEFLDRGRALAWRVMESKLQSQQTLQKQSRGKMELQVCVFCRNNKESVARYTTHILKGPDGRILCPVLRRYTCPLCGASGDNAHTIKYCPLSKLQANAVNQLKTTRTIIGKKNR; encoded by the coding sequence ATGATGGAAACTTTTCACACAGTggagaacaaaccggaaaatccgCAAATTGATTATTTACAGGGCACCAGGTACAACGACGTCTACGAGAACGACTTTAACTCTTGGAATGACTATTTGGGACTGTCTACCCTGATTACCTGCACGAAAGCGGGGACCGGGGCTAATAAAACCGGGTTAAGGACGGGCGCGGAGGTGAATCTGACTTCTAAAGCGTCTTATTTTGAAAAAGCCCTGGATTTGAATGGCTTTGGTATCTGTGGCCACGAGGAAGACCTTGTTTTGGGGGAAAGGTTTGCAGATGTCAGCTCTTTCTCCTGTAGGTCGAGCCCTGCGCTCTTCAGCGGCTCTCCTGAGTTTTTGGACCGCGGTAGAGCGCTGGCATGGCGCGTAATGGAAAGCAAGCTTCAGAGCCAACAGACTCTCCAGAAGCAAAGCCGAGGGAAGATGGAGCTCCAAGTGTGCGTGTTCTGCAGAAATAATAAAGAAAGCGTTGCCCGTTATACCACCCATATCTTGAAGGGACCCGACGGGAGAATCCTTTGCCCTGTGCTGCGGCGATACACCTGCCCGCTTTGTGGTGCAAGTGGAGACAATGCGCACACAATCAAATACTGCCCTCTCTCCAAACTTCAAGCAAATGCAGTAAATCAACTGAAAACGACTAGAACCATCATCGGGAAAAAAAATCGCTAA